One genomic window of Oncorhynchus clarkii lewisi isolate Uvic-CL-2024 chromosome 5, UVic_Ocla_1.0, whole genome shotgun sequence includes the following:
- the LOC139410139 gene encoding myocyte-specific enhancer factor 2B-like, producing the protein MGRKKIQISRILDQRNRQVTFTKRKFGLMKKAYELSVLCDCEIALIIFNSTNRLFQYASTDMDKVLLKYTEYSEPHESRTNTDILETLRRKGLGLDGTELLDTEEPMQVAAEKYGPHSEGMDLSLARQRYYAPSLHSPEAQFLVSTGCENGYPNSSNPSPSSHRPPAFKPLGPRPGSASPAGPHCHAAFMSPHSGIGNSMFSHGNLSRALEMKTPPPLNLGSENRRTESHPGMGGTRANFNSSRGILYPGMHPGNHMLAMGKTGLLTHGLGGYSLSSAGPSDYSHPGFSHAVSLQRGTVNPWQTAQPQEQHVPHLSPAMSSGGCSFPSQSSTPTPPPHPSLNLSIKSERCSPEHICSPTSPPVRHLRQHSPMSTSNSAHHTPQEPYPANEREDFPKGGVPYPAQHGAEEKGGLPLRQLEISDGWQR; encoded by the exons ATGGGAAGGAAGAAGATACAAATCTCTCGTATCCTAGACCAGCGGAATCGACAG GTGACATTCACCAAGCGTAAGTTTGGCCTGATGAAGAAAGCGTATGAGCTGAGTGTACTGTGTGACTGTGAGATCGCCCTCATCATCTTCAACAGCACCAACCGTCTGTTCCAGTACGCCAGCACTGACATGGACAAGGTCCTGCTCAAGTACACAGAGTACAGCGAGCCTCACGAGAGCAGGACCAACACAGACATACTGGAG ACTCTGCGGAGGAAGGGCCTGGGCCTGGACGGGACAGAGCTGCTGGACACGGAGGAACCCATGCAGGTGGCAGCAGAGAAGTATGGCCCACACAGCGAGGGCATGGACCTCTCCCTGGCCCGCCAGCGCTACTAC GCCCCCTCCTTGCACTCACCAGAGGCCCAGTTCCTGGTGTCTACTGGCTGTGAGAATGGATACCCCAACTCCTCCAACCCCAGCCCGAGCTCCCACAGACCCCCGGCCTTCAAGCCCCTGGGCCCCAGACCAGGCTCAGCCAGCCCTGCAGGGCCCCACTGCCATGCTGCCTTCATGTCCCCACACTCAG GTATTGGCAACTCTATGTTCTCCCATGGCAACCTGAGCCGTGCCTTGGAGATGAAGACTCCTCCCCCTTTGAATCTGGGCAGTGAGAACCGGCGGACAGAGAGCCACCCAGGCATGGGTGGCACACGCGCCAACTTTAACAGTTCT AGAGGGATACTGTACCCGGGCATGCACCCAGGGAACCACATGCTGGCAATGGGGAAGACAGGTCTGCTGACTCATGGTCTGGGGGGCTACAGCCTCTCCTCTGCTGGACCATCTG aCTACAGTCACCCAGGTTTCTCCCATGCTGTGAGTCTACAGCGTGGGACTGTGAACCCATGGCAGACAGCACAACCACAGGAGCAGCATGTACCTCACCTCAGCCCAGC GATGTCCAGTGGAGGGTGCTCTTTTCCTTCTCAGTCCTcaacccccacccctcctcctcacccctccctcaaCCTCAGCATCAAATCGGAGCGCTGCTCCCCGGAGCACATCTGCTCCCCGACCTCTCCGCCCGTGCGCCACCTGAGGCAGCACTCTCCAATGAGCACCTCCAATTCCGCTCACCACACCCCCCAGGAGCCCTACCCAGCCAATGAGAGAGAGGATTTCCCCAAAGGAGGTGTTCCCTACCCGGCTCAGCACGGggcagaggagaaaggagggcTGCCCCTGAGGCAATTAGAAATCAGCGATGGGTGGCAGAGATAG